One window of Candidatus Ozemobacteraceae bacterium genomic DNA carries:
- a CDS encoding YkgJ family cysteine cluster protein produces MKRTDGVAVDAELLGRLMRDVEAHADAYVRRVLTASAEYGTFGLPLLEKLHGELPKTTCDNCGACCNAVSIFSLEYHRIVRDLLTRFPPARVRELIVSALRIDLRLAELGNGEKRLRCSFRDDTARVCVVHPVRSFACRLFGMKHDDGHRDCKRVRELDGETCPADAAVESMMARIHDVSESHEVRPGEPPVAFFPFEFWLFRHALGPKKALEIYEKILVPASTPLTALWKPPARVI; encoded by the coding sequence ATGAAGCGAACGGACGGGGTTGCGGTCGATGCTGAGCTGCTCGGCAGGCTGATGCGGGATGTCGAGGCGCATGCGGATGCCTACGTGCGGCGGGTGCTCACGGCGTCGGCGGAATACGGGACGTTCGGGCTGCCGTTGCTCGAAAAACTGCATGGCGAGCTGCCGAAAACGACGTGCGACAACTGCGGCGCCTGCTGCAACGCGGTTTCGATTTTCTCGCTCGAGTATCACCGGATCGTGCGCGACCTGCTGACGCGGTTTCCGCCGGCGCGCGTCCGAGAATTGATCGTTTCGGCCCTGCGCATCGACCTGCGGCTGGCCGAGCTCGGGAACGGTGAAAAGCGCCTGCGCTGCTCGTTCCGCGACGACACGGCGCGCGTCTGCGTCGTCCATCCCGTCCGCTCCTTCGCCTGCCGCCTGTTCGGCATGAAACACGACGACGGGCACCGCGACTGCAAACGGGTCCGCGAACTCGATGGCGAAACATGCCCGGCCGACGCGGCTGTCGAGTCGATGATGGCCCGCATCCATGACGTCTCCGAGAGTCACGAGGTGCGGCCGGGGGAACCGCCGGTGGCGTTCTTCCCCTTCGAGTTCTGGCTGTTCCGCCATGCGCTCGGGCCGAAAAAGGCCCTCGAGATCTACGAGAAGATCCTGGTGCCCGCATCCACTCCCCTGACGGCGTTGTGGAAACCCCCGGCGCGTGTGATATGA
- a CDS encoding 4Fe-4S dicluster domain-containing protein yields MAKLLRVINREQCIGCYSCMYSCSRTWAKAITVEKSAIRIRNYAGVEGAFSVRPCVGCDIPDCASACPTAALTRRKFGGVQLDASKCINCGACVQACAFKALQWDTEKRLPLVCHHCGVCTQFCPRDVIAMVETPREA; encoded by the coding sequence ATGGCAAAACTCCTGCGAGTTATAAACCGTGAACAATGTATCGGATGCTATAGCTGTATGTATTCCTGCAGCCGCACCTGGGCGAAGGCGATCACCGTCGAAAAATCGGCGATCAGAATCCGCAATTACGCCGGCGTGGAAGGGGCGTTCTCGGTTCGCCCCTGCGTCGGCTGCGATATTCCCGACTGTGCATCCGCCTGCCCGACCGCGGCTCTGACGAGGCGCAAGTTCGGCGGCGTTCAGCTCGACGCCTCGAAGTGCATCAACTGCGGCGCCTGCGTTCAGGCCTGCGCCTTCAAGGCGCTCCAGTGGGACACCGAGAAGCGCCTGCCGCTTGTCTGCCACCACTGCGGCGTCTGCACGCAGTTTTGCCCGCGCGACGTCATCGCGATGGTCGAGACCCCCCGGGAGGCCTGA
- a CDS encoding RNA-binding protein: MSVKVFVGNLPFSCDDAKLKTEFSPYGNVESARVVTDKHTGRSRGYGFVEFSDQASAEASIQGKNNQQMDGRPLTVSLAKTQGGERI; the protein is encoded by the coding sequence ATGTCCGTTAAGGTTTTCGTTGGTAATCTGCCCTTCTCTTGCGACGATGCGAAGCTCAAGACCGAGTTTTCCCCCTACGGAAACGTTGAGTCCGCTCGCGTCGTGACCGACAAGCACACCGGCCGCTCCCGTGGATATGGCTTCGTCGAGTTCTCGGATCAGGCTTCCGCCGAAGCTTCCATCCAGGGCAAGAACAACCAGCAGATGGACGGTCGGCCCCTCACCGTCAGCCTGGCCAAGACCCAGGGCGGCGAGCGCATCTAA
- a CDS encoding AAA family ATPase produces the protein MARLLSWGRIAKSKAHSDRGAQCLVLKAILTYISRCSRAMNQRVFDALFELVPEDRQKCIFNDIHLRMQKFKKRYFDHHRMKGIFANPIDTDDLAYAAIKVKKIRTIVVSILVSTFKLHLSSLLKGDCMPETVFVKRLDDLSRLFDLTVVERDLLAVMILRRQQEQLDTLFDNVPSVSNAQRLLKYKTFVPHPDYLSRKALGPDGTLRRLGFVDSDGDVSIEISEFIDGLRSTPLTDIYFSRFEGSALPLDRLMIRPEDIETIRSLLKNRRAGQGINILLAGPPGTGKTETVRALSKQFGLDLFEIRSSPNLGEVKSREAGGTTFRMRALYACRHGFGKDSRTAILIDEADELLGSGVGSFLQMLGIDTPKAGKAQLNEALDSATCVQFWIANSLQGMDSSTRRRFAFAIQYQRTTSTDRLKIWETAVERHGLARLVLPEDRKRFSARYDIDAGGIDSALRHSANLARRGGGRKLLIGQIDRLLASQTLFTGKKAAPALEHLHTSEHVDLAELTIAPRGDLERVLEIVSSGRLKPGDGRPRAMSILLEGPPGTGKTHFARHVADVLKAPLHVKTASHILNMYVGQTEQRIREAFEAAEREDAVLFFDEIDGLLGGRERSHHSWEVTQVNELLSALEAFRGVFIAATNHAALLDKAARRRFQFSLSFGPLAQAAVLSFYRRFLAPLCGKPPAKRVIDTLSGMAGLVPSDFACTRDRFALQPDARPSHEELLAVLDDVRRNRLPSVTRSIGFHAA, from the coding sequence ATGGCCCGATTATTATCGTGGGGACGCATCGCAAAGAGCAAAGCACATTCCGATCGCGGGGCGCAATGTCTCGTTCTGAAGGCAATTCTCACCTACATATCCCGCTGTTCCCGGGCGATGAATCAGCGGGTCTTCGATGCGCTGTTCGAACTCGTTCCCGAAGACCGGCAAAAATGTATATTTAATGATATACATTTACGGATGCAGAAGTTCAAAAAGCGTTATTTCGACCATCATCGAATGAAGGGAATCTTCGCAAATCCGATCGATACGGACGATCTGGCATATGCGGCAATCAAGGTGAAGAAGATCCGCACCATCGTCGTTTCGATTCTGGTAAGCACCTTCAAACTTCACCTCTCCTCTCTGCTGAAGGGCGACTGCATGCCGGAAACGGTGTTCGTGAAACGCCTCGACGACTTGTCACGCCTGTTCGATCTCACCGTGGTGGAACGCGATCTCCTCGCCGTGATGATCCTCCGGAGGCAACAGGAACAACTGGACACCCTCTTCGACAATGTCCCGTCCGTGTCGAACGCTCAACGCCTCCTGAAATACAAGACATTTGTCCCTCATCCGGATTATCTCTCCCGCAAGGCGCTCGGCCCGGACGGCACGCTACGGAGGCTCGGATTCGTCGACTCCGACGGCGACGTCAGCATCGAGATCTCCGAGTTCATCGACGGACTGCGCTCAACGCCTCTCACCGACATCTATTTTTCCAGGTTCGAAGGATCGGCGCTTCCTCTCGATCGTCTGATGATCAGGCCAGAAGACATCGAAACGATACGATCGCTCCTGAAGAACCGCCGGGCCGGCCAGGGCATCAACATCCTGCTCGCCGGGCCGCCTGGAACGGGCAAAACCGAGACGGTGCGCGCCCTTTCGAAACAGTTCGGCCTCGACCTGTTCGAGATCCGCTCCTCGCCGAACCTCGGGGAGGTCAAGTCCCGAGAAGCGGGCGGAACGACGTTCCGGATGCGGGCTCTGTATGCCTGTCGCCACGGCTTCGGCAAGGATTCCCGGACCGCCATCCTGATCGACGAGGCGGACGAACTTCTCGGCAGCGGGGTCGGCAGTTTTCTGCAGATGCTCGGCATCGATACGCCGAAGGCCGGCAAGGCGCAGCTCAACGAGGCCCTCGACTCGGCGACCTGCGTCCAGTTCTGGATCGCCAACAGCCTCCAGGGGATGGATTCATCCACCCGCCGCCGTTTCGCGTTCGCCATCCAGTATCAACGGACCACCTCGACGGATCGCCTGAAGATCTGGGAAACGGCCGTCGAGCGCCACGGGCTCGCCCGGCTGGTGCTGCCGGAAGACCGGAAACGGTTTTCCGCCCGGTATGATATCGACGCGGGCGGCATCGATTCGGCGCTGCGCCACTCGGCCAACCTCGCGCGGCGGGGCGGCGGCCGGAAACTGCTGATCGGGCAGATCGACCGCCTGCTCGCCTCCCAGACCCTGTTCACGGGTAAAAAAGCCGCCCCGGCTCTCGAACATCTCCACACCTCGGAGCATGTCGATCTCGCCGAGTTGACGATCGCCCCCAGGGGCGATCTCGAGCGCGTCCTCGAGATCGTTTCGAGCGGCAGGCTCAAGCCCGGCGACGGCCGCCCGCGGGCGATGTCGATCCTGCTCGAGGGGCCGCCCGGCACGGGCAAGACGCATTTCGCCCGGCACGTCGCCGACGTCCTGAAGGCGCCCCTGCACGTGAAGACCGCCTCGCACATCCTCAACATGTACGTCGGGCAGACCGAACAGCGGATCCGCGAGGCGTTCGAGGCGGCCGAGCGCGAAGATGCGGTGCTCTTCTTCGACGAGATCGACGGACTGCTGGGCGGCCGCGAGCGCTCGCATCACAGCTGGGAAGTAACCCAGGTGAACGAACTGCTGTCCGCGCTCGAAGCCTTCCGGGGCGTCTTCATCGCCGCGACCAACCACGCCGCCCTCCTGGACAAAGCGGCACGGCGCCGGTTCCAGTTCTCGCTCTCGTTCGGCCCTCTCGCGCAGGCGGCGGTGCTCAGCTTCTACCGCCGGTTCCTCGCTCCCCTCTGCGGAAAACCGCCGGCAAAGCGCGTCATTGACACGCTGAGCGGCATGGCGGGGCTCGTTCCGAGCGACTTCGCCTGCACGCGGGACCGCTTCGCCCTCCAGCCCGACGCCAGGCCGTCCCACGAGGAACTCCTCGCCGTCCTGGACGACGTCCGGCGCAACCGCCTGCCGTCCGTCACGAGGTCGATCGGATTCCACGCCGCCTGA
- a CDS encoding sigma 54-interacting transcriptional regulator, with product MARKERLLALSPHPEGMTAATLIWKPEDRIQIAGAWEINRKLREWAKQPPADEIVVFLKNIAATDETRKLLTALSSTTKLTWIGTQWPDLLSPAFFNRLGITHQTGPDLITATCAAFAPDAGFQDLIAAYHERSEELFSVLNYLTDRCLMQFGNTDLMTETLRSIRALKGKPVRIDSFPEPVRNAVAQFNNADFPYIEGKSEAILHLKEEIAEIGPADITTLILGETGSGKEAVAFFLHDFSPRRGRPFVALNCAGLDEHFLRSELFGHERGSFTGATERRTGLVEEAEGGTLFLDEITEMPPAIQADLLRFLQTRTYRRFGSTKEQKADIRIIAAGQPELKTALANGSFRKDLYFRIADIELVTPALREVPEDIFRVIRHVVYRNYVRRNMNIDIETELAYFESGRQVLEAYTWPGNFRELVSLVNLRLRLGRDVIETVRTRSLAPLSCGAYAPPAPAPHPAVSGDGLELAMDGLVNALDEIVPADDVERLYAKAVKRRWNTLSFRELARRLNLAENTLRKRI from the coding sequence ATGGCTCGGAAAGAACGACTGCTTGCGCTTTCGCCGCATCCGGAAGGAATGACGGCGGCGACTCTGATCTGGAAACCCGAGGACAGGATCCAGATCGCCGGCGCGTGGGAAATCAACCGGAAGCTGCGCGAATGGGCGAAACAGCCGCCGGCGGACGAGATCGTCGTCTTTCTCAAGAACATCGCGGCGACCGACGAGACCCGGAAGCTTCTCACGGCCCTTTCCTCGACGACGAAACTGACCTGGATCGGCACGCAATGGCCCGATCTACTCTCGCCTGCATTTTTCAACCGGCTCGGCATCACCCACCAGACCGGCCCCGACCTGATCACCGCGACCTGCGCCGCGTTCGCTCCCGACGCTGGCTTCCAGGATCTTATCGCGGCCTACCACGAGCGCAGCGAAGAATTGTTTTCGGTATTGAATTATCTGACCGACCGATGCTTGATGCAGTTCGGCAACACCGACCTGATGACGGAAACGCTCCGCTCCATCCGGGCGCTGAAGGGAAAACCCGTCCGGATCGACTCGTTTCCCGAGCCCGTCAGGAACGCCGTCGCCCAGTTCAACAACGCCGACTTCCCGTATATCGAGGGAAAATCCGAGGCGATCCTGCATCTCAAGGAAGAGATCGCCGAGATCGGCCCGGCCGACATCACGACCCTGATCCTCGGGGAAACCGGCTCCGGCAAGGAGGCGGTCGCTTTTTTCCTGCACGACTTCAGCCCGCGGCGCGGCCGGCCCTTCGTCGCCCTGAACTGCGCCGGTCTCGACGAGCATTTCCTGCGCTCGGAACTGTTCGGCCACGAGCGAGGCTCGTTCACGGGCGCGACGGAACGCAGGACCGGCCTCGTCGAGGAAGCCGAGGGCGGCACCCTGTTCCTGGACGAGATCACCGAGATGCCCCCGGCCATCCAGGCGGACCTCCTGCGGTTCCTGCAGACCCGCACCTACCGCCGGTTCGGCTCGACGAAGGAGCAGAAGGCCGACATCCGGATCATCGCGGCCGGCCAGCCCGAGCTGAAAACGGCGCTCGCGAACGGCTCCTTCCGCAAGGACCTGTATTTCCGCATCGCCGACATCGAGCTCGTGACGCCGGCGTTGAGAGAGGTTCCCGAAGACATCTTCCGGGTCATCCGGCACGTGGTCTACCGGAACTACGTCCGTCGAAATATGAACATCGATATAGAAACCGAGCTCGCCTATTTCGAGTCGGGCCGACAGGTTCTCGAAGCCTACACGTGGCCCGGGAATTTCCGGGAACTCGTTTCCCTGGTCAACCTCCGGCTCAGGCTCGGCCGAGACGTCATCGAGACCGTTCGCACCCGTTCCCTGGCCCCGCTCTCCTGCGGAGCCTATGCGCCGCCGGCGCCCGCCCCGCACCCGGCCGTTTCCGGCGACGGACTCGAGCTGGCCATGGACGGCCTCGTGAACGCGCTCGACGAGATCGTTCCCGCCGACGACGTCGAACGTCTTTACGCAAAGGCCGTGAAACGGCGCTGGAACACGCTTTCGTTCCGGGAGCTCGCCCGACGTCTGAACCTGGCCGAGAATACCCTCCGCAAGCGCATCTGA
- a CDS encoding aldehyde ferredoxin oxidoreductase N-terminal domain-containing protein has protein sequence MPKFRMMDVNLTDGTATVVDVTDRFEAWLGGTGVAMSLLAESDPAIDPFDPAAPIIFAIGPFSTVFPVCTKTVAVFKSPLTGNLGESHAGGRLAMAMFGAGIHVLRITGRAPNFSYLTINDEKAVVKQANSLRNTSSLAAERILRDREDTTHKKSIVRIGPAGERLSPIADVTVDSSRHFGRMGLGAVMGAKNLKGIVISGGHSWPIENLPAFNSFYKKLYDTVVKSTAMQKYHDLGTAMNVVPLSRINGLPTRNFSQGFFEGAANIAGEKFAEKHLSQQIACAHCQVGCIHMASLRELFDPEHYQYKSFKVSYDHELVYALGSNLSVQSTEEVLRLLIIIEKQGWDAISMGVTLAWAVDAYQKGIIGQKETDNLVLNFGDAATYEKVMARIISGHSEFYRDLERGSDFCARKYGGLDRSIAFGKVEAAGYMTGTYAFLGYATGVRHSHLDGAGYSIDQKGLAKPKSDEEQTKELYQEAVWRHVLNSLVICLFARNVYTKEIILEGLNALNITGWTEERLMTLARRSHALKFKYKMACGFRLEDVTLPEKLTRVMTSAGAVSEERYKAQLEAFQAMIAADIRELP, from the coding sequence ATGCCGAAATTCCGCATGATGGACGTGAACCTCACCGACGGCACGGCGACGGTCGTCGACGTCACCGATCGTTTCGAGGCTTGGCTGGGCGGGACCGGCGTGGCGATGAGCCTGCTGGCGGAAAGCGACCCCGCGATCGACCCGTTCGACCCGGCCGCGCCGATCATCTTCGCGATCGGGCCCTTCAGCACCGTTTTCCCCGTTTGCACCAAGACGGTGGCCGTGTTCAAATCGCCCCTCACGGGGAACCTTGGCGAATCGCACGCAGGAGGCCGGCTTGCGATGGCCATGTTCGGGGCCGGCATCCACGTGCTTCGTATCACCGGCAGAGCGCCGAACTTCTCGTATCTGACGATCAACGACGAGAAGGCCGTCGTGAAACAGGCGAACTCGCTCCGCAACACCTCCTCCCTCGCCGCCGAACGCATTCTGCGCGACCGCGAGGATACGACGCACAAGAAGTCGATCGTTCGCATCGGGCCGGCGGGGGAACGCCTTTCCCCGATCGCGGATGTCACCGTCGACTCGTCGCGTCACTTCGGCCGCATGGGTCTTGGCGCGGTCATGGGCGCCAAGAACCTCAAGGGCATCGTCATCTCGGGCGGTCACTCCTGGCCCATCGAAAACCTGCCGGCGTTCAATTCGTTCTATAAAAAGCTCTATGATACGGTCGTGAAATCGACCGCCATGCAGAAATACCACGACCTCGGCACCGCGATGAACGTCGTGCCGCTCAGCCGCATCAACGGCCTGCCGACGCGCAACTTCAGCCAGGGCTTCTTCGAGGGCGCCGCAAACATCGCCGGCGAGAAGTTCGCCGAAAAGCACCTCAGCCAGCAGATCGCCTGCGCCCACTGCCAGGTCGGCTGCATTCACATGGCCTCCCTGCGCGAGTTGTTCGACCCTGAACATTACCAGTACAAGTCGTTCAAGGTCTCCTACGACCACGAGCTGGTCTACGCGCTCGGCTCAAACTTGTCGGTCCAGAGCACCGAAGAGGTGCTTCGTCTGCTGATCATCATCGAAAAACAGGGCTGGGACGCGATCAGCATGGGCGTCACCCTCGCCTGGGCGGTCGACGCCTACCAGAAGGGCATCATCGGCCAGAAGGAAACCGACAACCTCGTTCTGAACTTCGGCGATGCGGCGACCTACGAGAAGGTGATGGCCCGCATCATCTCCGGACACAGCGAATTCTACCGGGATCTGGAACGCGGCTCCGACTTCTGCGCCCGCAAATACGGCGGCCTCGATCGCTCGATCGCGTTCGGAAAAGTCGAAGCCGCTGGCTACATGACCGGCACGTACGCCTTCCTCGGCTACGCGACCGGCGTGCGCCACTCGCATCTCGACGGGGCCGGCTACTCGATCGACCAGAAGGGGCTCGCCAAACCGAAATCCGACGAGGAGCAGACGAAGGAGCTCTACCAGGAGGCCGTCTGGCGCCACGTGCTGAACTCGCTCGTCATCTGCCTGTTCGCGCGCAACGTTTACACGAAGGAGATCATCCTCGAAGGCCTGAACGCTCTGAACATCACGGGCTGGACGGAAGAGCGGCTGATGACTCTGGCGCGCCGTTCCCACGCGTTGAAATTCAAATACAAGATGGCCTGCGGCTTCCGCCTCGAGGATGTCACGCTGCCCGAGAAACTCACCCGCGTCATGACCAGCGCCGGTGCCGTTTCCGAGGAGCGCTACAAGGCCCAGCTCGAAGCCTTCCAGGCGATGATCGCTGCCGACATCCGCGAGCTGCCGTAA